The genomic region TTTTCCTGGAAGCAGGGCATTTGTCACTTCAGCACCGTGGTGCCTCGTCATCACGCCTCAGCCTTGATTTTCCGGATTTGCCTGGAAAAACAGCCTACACGCTTAAACCGGGACAACCGTCGCCCGGATGACATAGCCTTCTCCGTCCCCCCTTCGCAGCAACACCGAGTACGGGAATATTAACCCGTTTCCCATCGACTACGCCTTTCGGCCTCGCCTTAGGGGTCGACTCACCCTGCCCCGATTAACGTTGGACAGGAACCCTTGGTCTTCCGGCGAGCGGGCTTTTCACCCGCTTTATCGTTACTTATGTCAGCATTCGCACTTCTGATACCTCCAGCATGCCTCACAGCACACCTTCCACGGCTTACAGAACGCTCCCCTACCCAACAACGCTTACGCGCCGCTGCCGCAGCTTCGGTGCATGGTTTAGCCCCGTTACATCTTCCGCGCAGGCCGACTCGACCAGTGAGCTATTACGCTTTCTTTAAATGATGGCTGCTTCTAAGCCAACATCCTGGCTGTCTGGGCCTTCCCACATCGTTTCCCACTTAACCATGACTTTGGGACCTTAGCTGGCGGTCTGGGTTGTTTCCCTCTTCACGACGGACGTTAGCACCCGCCGTGTGTCTCCCGTGATAACATTCTGCGGTATTCGGAGTTTGCATCGGATCGGTAAGCCGGGATGGCCCCCTGGCCGAAACAGTGCTCTACCCCCGCAGATGACTTCACGAGGCGCTACCTAAATAGCTTTCGGGGAGAACCAGCTATCTCCCGGTTTGATTGGCCTTTCACCCCCAGCCACAGGTCATCCGCTAATTTTTCAACATTAGTCGGTTCGGTCCTCCAGTTAGTGTTACCCAACCTTCAACCTGCCCATGGCTAGATCACCGGGTTTCGGGTCTGTACCCTGCAACTTAACGCCCAGTTAAGACTCGGTTTCCCTGCGGCTCCCCTATTCGGTTAACCTTGCTACAGAATACAAGTCGCTGACCCATTATACAAAAGGTACGCAGTCACACCACGAAGGTGCTCCCACTGCTTGTACGTACACGGTTTCAGGTTCTGTTTCACTCCCCTCGCCGGGGTTCTTTTCGCCTTTCCCTCACGGTACTGGTTCACTATCGGTCAGTCAGGAGTATTTAGCCTTGGAGGATGGTCCCCCCATATTCAGACAGGATAACACGTGTCCCGCCCTACTCTTCGAACTCACAGCATGTGCACCTTCGTGTACGGGAGTATCACCCTGTACCCTGCGACTTTCCAGACGCTTCCACTGATGCACAAGCTGATGATGGTTCCGGGCTCCTCCCCGTTCGCTCGCCGCTACTGGGGGAATCTCGGTTGATTTCTTTTCCTCGGGGTACTGAGATGTTTCAGTTCCCCCGGTTCGCCTTGCAGCACTATGTATTCATGCTGCAATGATGCACAAGTGCACCGGGTTTCCCCATTCGGGTATCGTCGGGTATCGCGGTTCATATCACCTTACCGACGCTTATCGCAGATTAGCACGCCCTTCATCGCCTCTGACTGCCAGGGCATCCACCGTGTACGCTTCGTCACTTAACCTCACAACCCACAGGCGTCCACAGGACGCATGCCGTTGCAGGCATTGAGAGACCGTACATGTCATCACGCCATTCCTGTTACCCAGAATGACAACAACATGTCGTTTCAATTTTCAGCTTGTTCCGGATTGTTAAAGAGCATAATACTTCACAGCATACCCTTACCGGCACGCTCTGAAGTATTTTTCGTCAGACTGCATGGTGGAGCTAAGCGGGATCGAACCGCTGACCTCCTGCGTGCAAGGCAGGCGCTCTCCCAGCTGAGCTATAGCCCCATACAGTCACTGCAGAGACCACTGTTACCACTCAACCGAGTACACTTCTTAAGAAATGCAATTCGTTCTCAGACAGGCTATGTTTCCGCGAAGCATAGTGAACTATGCGAGCCTGAGACATAACGCAGCCTGAGTGCGAATTTGGTAGGCCTGAGTGGACTTGAACCACCGACCTCACCCTTATCAGGGGTGCGCTCTAACCACCTGAGCTACAAGCCTGGAGAGGTTTTCTGCTCGTTACTTTTCTATCAGACAATCTGTGTGAGCACTGCGCATGAAGCTATCTTATGCTAAGGAGGTGATCCAACCGCAGGTTCCCCTACGGTTACCTTGTTACGACTTCACCCCAGTCATGAATCACAAAGTGGTAAGCGCCCTCCCGAAGGTTAAGCTACCTACTTCTTTTGCAACCCACTCCCATGGTGTGACGGGCGGTGTGTACAAGGCCCGGGAACGTATTCACCGTGGCATTCTGATCCACGATTACTAGCGATTCCGACTTCACGGAGTCGAGTTGCAGACTCCGATCCGGACTACGACGCACTTTATGAGGTCCGCATGCTCTCGCGAGGTCGCTTCTCTTTGTATGCGCCATTGTAGCACGTGTGTAGCCCTGGCCGTAAGGGCCATGATGACTTGACGTCATCCCCACCTTCCTCCGGTTTATCACCGGCAGTCTCCTTTGAGTTCCCGACCAAATCGCTGGCAACAAAGGATAAGGGTTGCGCTCGTTGCGGGACTTAACCCAACATTTCACAACACGAGCTGACGACAGCCATGCAGCACCTGTCTCACAGCTCCCGAAGGCACCAAAGCATCTCTGCTAAGTTCTGTGGATGTCAAGGCCAGGTAAGGTTCTTCGCGTTGCATCGAATTAAACCACATGCTCCACCGCTTGTGCGGGCCCCCGTCAATTCATTTGAGTTTTAACCTTGCGGCCGTACTCCCCAGGCGGTCGATTTAACGCGTTAGCTACGGAAGCCACACCTCAAGGGCACAACCTCCAAATCGACATCGTTTACAGCGTGGACTACCAGGGTATCTAATCCTGTTTGCTCCCCACGCTTTCGCACATGAGCGTCAGTCTTTGTCCAGGGGGCCGCCTTCGCCACCGGTATTCCTCCAGATCTCTACGCATTTCACCGCTACACCTGGAATTCCACCCCCCTCTACAAGACTCCAGCCTGCCAGTTTCAAATGCAGTTCCCAGGTTAAGCCCGGGGATTTCACATCTGACTTAACAGACCGCCTGCGTGCGCTTTACGCCCAGTAATTCCGATTAACGCTTGCACCCTCCGTATTACCGCGGCTGCTGGCACGGAGTTAGCCGGTGCTTCTTCTGCGGGTAACGTCAATGCCGCTGGTTATTAACCAGCGTCCCTTCCTCCCCGCTGAAAGTACTTTACAACCCGAAGGCCTTCTTCATACACGCGGCATGGCTGCATCAGGCTTGCGCCCATTGTGCAATATTCCCCACTGCTGCCTCCCGTAGGAGTCTGGACCGTGTCTCAGTTCCAGTGTGGCTGGTCATCCTCTCAGACCAGCTAGGGATCGTCGCCCAGGTAGGCCGTTACCCTACCTGCCAGCTAATCCCATCTGGGCACATCCGATGGCAAGAGGCCATAAGGTCCCCCTCTTTGCTCTTGCGAGATTATGCGGTATTAGCCACCGTTTCCAGTGGTTATCCCCCGCCATCAGGCAGTTTCCCAGACATTACTCACCCGTCCGCCACTCGTCACCCAAAGAGCACGCTCTTCTGTGCTACCGTTCGACTTGCATGTGTTAGGCCTGCCGCCAGCGTTCAATCTGAGCCATGATCAAACTCTTCAATTTAAAGTTTGATTTGCTTCAACTCGTGAAGCAGTGCTCAAGGAAAACGTCGTAATGAATTACGTGTTCACTCTTAAGACTTGATATTTTTGCATCCGAAGATGCCGATATCTATCCTGCGAGTGCCCACACAGATTGTCTGATAAATTGTTAAAGAGCGGTGCGGTCAGTGCTTTCGCTTCCTGCCGCGAGGTCGCGTATACTACGCTTTCCTCCTTCAGAGTCAACCACTTTTACGCAGCTTTTCTCCGGCGGTTCAGCTCGCTGAACCTCTCAACACGGCGGCATCGAAGCCGTTGTTCCGTGTCAGTGGTGGCGCATTATAGGGAGTTTGTGCGCCCTGACAAGGGGTTATTGAAAATAAATTTCTGAGAGCCTCATTTTTCAACAAAACGTATTTTTTTACTGCATGTTGAGTGAAATAACAGCAAATTCATGTGCAAAACGTCTCACCTGCTGCCAATCTGTGTAATCAACTTCTTTTGTCGTATCCGTTTCCCCGCCAGTAATGCGCATAATTAACTGAATCATTATGCGATCAAAAAAACTATAGCGCGGGTAACGAAGTGCCCCTGCAAATACCGCACAGCAGTCGGGCTGCCAGGGTGATTTCAACAGAAATTTGCGCGTATAAGCATTTGTTTGCGGCGTTCGTTTTTCAGGTTTGCGGGCGGTGAGATTAACTGAGAAAAAACCGGAGGGCCTGTGCTGCAATTCCGTAGTGTGCCTTTTCACAAACGCCATTAATGTGGGGTGAAAGTGACCATAACGAATTGAAGCCCCGATTAACACGCGATCATATTTACTCCAGTCAAGATTCTTTGCGTACAATATATCGAGAATGTCGCACTCCTGCTGCTCTTTAAGCTGGCTGGCGATAAAAGAGACAATCTCGCGGGTTTGACCATCGCGACTGGAAAACAGAATTAACGCTTTCATAATAAGCACTCAATTTAAATTATTCACGCCAGAAAGTGGGCGTAAACAGGACTAACAGCGTAAAGACCTCTAGACGGCCAAAAAGCATTGTCAGAATTAAAATCCATTTCGCCGTGTCATTCATGGTAGTGAAATTATCCGCAACCACTCCAAGGCCCGGCCCCAGATTATTCAGTGTTGCCGCCACAGCAGCGAAGGCAGAGAAGTCATCAATACCCGTGGCAATGATAGCTAACATACTTAACAGAAATACCAGAGCATATGCTGAGAAAAACCCCCACACCGCTTCGAGTATTCGTTCAGGTAATGCACGTTGCCCCAGCTTGATGGTGTAGACCGCATTAGGGTGAACCAACCGTTTCAATTCACGATTACCTTGCTTAAATAACAGCAGAATGCGGATCACCTTTAACCCGCCACCAGTCGAACCGGCACAGCCGCCAATAAAAGCAGAGCAGAGGAGCAGTACGGGCAGAAACAGTGGCCAGCGTGCAATACTGTCAGTGGTAAATCCTGCGGTTGTGGCCATCGATACCACCTGGAAAAAAGCCTGGTTCAACGTCTGCAGCTCACTACTGTAAACATTATGGAACCACAACACAACAGTACAGATAATCACCAACGTAAACTGCACGCCGATAAACATACGAAACTCTGGGTCGCGCCAGTAGACACGCAGACTGCGGCCACTCAGCAATGAAAAATGAAGACCATAATTACAGCCTGAAATGAGGAGAAAAATAGCGATGATAGTATTAATAGTCGAGCTGTTAAAATAGCCAATACTCGCGTCATGAGTGGAAAATCCCCCAATGGCGATAGTCGAAAAACTGTGCCCGATGGCATCAAACAAAGGCATACCCGCTAACCACAGCGCCAGTGCGCATACCACCGTCAGTAGAACATAGATTAGCCAGAGCGTTTTCGCCGTTTCCGCAATGCGCGGCCGCATTTTATTGTCTTTAAGCGGCCCCGGCATTTCAGCCCGATACAACTGCATCCCCCCCACGCCGAGAAGGGGGAGTATTGCCACCGCCAGCACGATGATCCCCATCCCCCCCAGCCATTGCAGCATTTGTCGGTAAAATAAAATCGCTTTTGGTAATACATCCAGCCCAATCAGGGTCGTTGCTCCTGTGGTTGTCAGACCTGAAAAAGACTCAAAGAATGCATCGGTGATCGACAGATTGGGATGCTCGGCGAAAATAAAAGGCATTGCACCAACGCTGCCCAATACCGTCCAGAAAAGTACAACAATAAGAAAACATTCCCGGGGCTTCAGATCGCGTTTCTGTCTACGATTTGGCCACCACAGTATCGCGCCAATCAGAAGCGCCATAAAAAACGTTTGGGTAAAGGCACGTCCGGCACCGTCACGATAGATTAATGCCACCAGCCCCGGAACAATCATCGTTCCAGAAAACAAAATGACCAGTGAACCCACGATGCGCGTAATAGCACGAAAATGCATGCTGCCTTTCCTTTCCTGACAGTAAAAATGTTATTTGAGCGGGATAAGGTGAAGTGCCCCTCGGCTAAAGTCGGTGAGACTTTGCGTAAACCCGGCAACCTGCGCATAAGGCAAAGCCAGCTTAAGTGAAACGGCTTGCAGGAATTCGCTGTTAAGTAACTGCCCCTGGAATCGGTCAATCATTCTTTCAATCTCAGCGAGCTGGGAGTAATCACAACAAAGCGTAAAGGTCAGCATCGGCACCTTTTGCCGACGGAGCATGCCTTTCAGGGCTTGTTGTACGCCCCCACCATACGCTTTAACCAGCCCACCCGTTCCCAGTTGAATACCGCCATAGTAACGAATGACAACGGCAGTGATTTCGCCAATGTTGTTACCCATCAGTTGAGCAAGCATCGGTTTGCCTGCCGTGCCTGACGGTTCACCATCATCAGAAAAGCCCAGACGCTGCGAGTCCTCAGGAGAGCCTGCGACCCATGCCCAGCAATGATGCCTTGCTTGAAGATGTTCGCTTTTGATCTGCTGAACAAACGCGCGCGCGGCATCAACACCATCGGTATGTGCCAGGAGCGTAATGAAACGGCTTTTTTTGATTTCCTCACTGAAGCTGAATAGCGCCGCAGGAATGTCATAGGCGTCCATCACGCCAGTTTTACATCGCGCGTCATATTTTCCACGCCATGCGCATGCATCACCACGTTATCCTCAATGCGGATCCCCCCGTAAGGCTTCAGCGCGTCAATACGCATCCAGTCAAAATGCTGGCTAAATTTACCCGCACGCCAAGGCGCAAGCAGTGAATCGATAAAATAAAAGCCCGGTTCGATAGTCAACACCATTCGTGGTTCAAGTATGCGTGTACAACGCAGGTAGGGGTATTGCGCTGGTGCGGCCAGCTGCGTTCCAGATTCGTCCTGCATAAATCCTGCAACATCGTGTACCTGAAGTCCAAGAGGATGGCCCAGGCCATGCGGCATAAACGGGCCGGTCAGGTCTTCGGCGACCAGCGCCTCCTCACTCATTCCTTTAACTAACTGGTGTTTTAATAACAGCCCGGCAATACGTTGATGCATCTGCTGATGATAATCGGTGTAGCGCACACCCGTCTTAAGTGTAGCAATCAGTGCCTGCTCTTCTTTATTGAGATCGTTGATCAACTGCGCGTAATCGCTGCCATTATCAGCAGAATAAGTGCGTGTCAGGTCAGCCACATAGCCATTATATTCAGCTCCGGCATCAATGAGGAAACTGCGCCTTTTTTCCGGCGGCATCAGGTCAAGGTTGGTGTAATGCAACACCGCCGCATGTTCGTTTAGCGCAATAATATTTCCGTAAGGCACATCAGTATCGCGGTGGCCAGTCGCGCTGAGATAGGCATTGTTGATATCGAACTCGCTCAGGCCGGACAGAAACGCTTCCTTCGCCGCCCGATGCCCTATCGCTGCCGTTTTTTGTGCCTCACGCAGGCAATACAGCTCGTAGTCGGTCTTGTAAGAGCGCTGGTAATGCAAAAAATCCAGCGTTCCTTTCGGATTGATATGACGGGCTTTGATACCCAGTTGAGCCGCACGTTCGAAAACAGGACCAAGGTAAGCAACGTTATCACGAACGGAGGGCAACTGCTGGCCGATATCATCAGCATGCCTTAACGCCACTATATCTATTTCTTCCGTCCAGAAGCTGTGAGGCAATGGTTCGACGCGGTGCCAATAATCAACGGGCAACCAAAACCACAATTTGGGCTTATTAACGCCATCGACCCACAACCAGCAATTTGGTACCGAAGTCACAGGTACCCATGCTTTAAACTGTGGGTTAACTTTAAAAGGATAGATGTGATCGTCAAGGAAAACGGTCAGAAGTTCTCCAGAGTGGATTAGCAGAGCATCGAGCTGAAAGCGGGACAGAACCTCCTGCGCGCGGGTCTGTAGCGTTTTAATATGCCGCTGGTAGAGGGCGACCAACGATTCCATTACCTGTCTCCGTTAACACCAAATTAAGCGCATCTTATCACGACGCTGTCCTTTTGCCGCACCTGTGATCTTGTTTGCAAAGCATCAAATTTTGATTTGCAAATGATTAACATAAATTCCACACTTTTATTTATCTGGTATGACCAGATCCGATTGCCGAGACCTCAGGAGATAACCATGCTTTACCAAGGTGAAA from Erwinia tracheiphila harbors:
- the trkH gene encoding Trk system potassium transporter TrkH translates to MHFRAITRIVGSLVILFSGTMIVPGLVALIYRDGAGRAFTQTFFMALLIGAILWWPNRRQKRDLKPRECFLIVVLFWTVLGSVGAMPFIFAEHPNLSITDAFFESFSGLTTTGATTLIGLDVLPKAILFYRQMLQWLGGMGIIVLAVAILPLLGVGGMQLYRAEMPGPLKDNKMRPRIAETAKTLWLIYVLLTVVCALALWLAGMPLFDAIGHSFSTIAIGGFSTHDASIGYFNSSTINTIIAIFLLISGCNYGLHFSLLSGRSLRVYWRDPEFRMFIGVQFTLVIICTVVLWFHNVYSSELQTLNQAFFQVVSMATTAGFTTDSIARWPLFLPVLLLCSAFIGGCAGSTGGGLKVIRILLLFKQGNRELKRLVHPNAVYTIKLGQRALPERILEAVWGFFSAYALVFLLSMLAIIATGIDDFSAFAAVAATLNNLGPGLGVVADNFTTMNDTAKWILILTMLFGRLEVFTLLVLFTPTFWRE
- the pepQ gene encoding Xaa-Pro dipeptidase; its protein translation is MESLVALYQRHIKTLQTRAQEVLSRFQLDALLIHSGELLTVFLDDHIYPFKVNPQFKAWVPVTSVPNCWLWVDGVNKPKLWFWLPVDYWHRVEPLPHSFWTEEIDIVALRHADDIGQQLPSVRDNVAYLGPVFERAAQLGIKARHINPKGTLDFLHYQRSYKTDYELYCLREAQKTAAIGHRAAKEAFLSGLSEFDINNAYLSATGHRDTDVPYGNIIALNEHAAVLHYTNLDLMPPEKRRSFLIDAGAEYNGYVADLTRTYSADNGSDYAQLINDLNKEEQALIATLKTGVRYTDYHQQMHQRIAGLLLKHQLVKGMSEEALVAEDLTGPFMPHGLGHPLGLQVHDVAGFMQDESGTQLAAPAQYPYLRCTRILEPRMVLTIEPGFYFIDSLLAPWRAGKFSQHFDWMRIDALKPYGGIRIEDNVVMHAHGVENMTRDVKLA
- a CDS encoding IMPACT family protein — translated: MDAYDIPAALFSFSEEIKKSRFITLLAHTDGVDAARAFVQQIKSEHLQARHHCWAWVAGSPEDSQRLGFSDDGEPSGTAGKPMLAQLMGNNIGEITAVVIRYYGGIQLGTGGLVKAYGGGVQQALKGMLRRQKVPMLTFTLCCDYSQLAEIERMIDRFQGQLLNSEFLQAVSLKLALPYAQVAGFTQSLTDFSRGALHLIPLK
- the hemG gene encoding menaquinone-dependent protoporphyrinogen IX dehydrogenase, which codes for MKALILFSSRDGQTREIVSFIASQLKEQQECDILDILYAKNLDWSKYDRVLIGASIRYGHFHPTLMAFVKRHTTELQHRPSGFFSVNLTARKPEKRTPQTNAYTRKFLLKSPWQPDCCAVFAGALRYPRYSFFDRIMIQLIMRITGGETDTTKEVDYTDWQQVRRFAHEFAVISLNMQ